ACGAAGCCGGTGAAGCAGAAGAAGGCTAGGCTGGCGAGCCAGAGGCTCGTGCTCAGCGGATGCACAAAGACCCACATGGTGGAAGATGTGTCCTTCTGCACTGCCACGACCATGGACCACCCCGACTCAGTGAACGGCATGGTGAAGTCCGCCTTAGCCATCCTGCTCGCCGTGATCGTTACGTCCCCGACAATGATATCGGCTTCCTGCAATATAACCATGAATAATTACAGCGATATTAATTCGTACTACAATGAGCATATAGTTTCATCAAATTAAGTGCAAATTAAACGGATCGGTCCGTCGTATGTGTACTTTTGTCGGTACTGACCTGATCACGCACCACGTCCACAAATTTGTCGTAAGACTCGCTAGCATCAGTTGGCACATACCGGTAGCTCACAGGATAGGCCAGATTCTTCATGACCTCGTCGAACACATCAATGGCGTAGCCCGTGATCTTCATCTCTCCGGTCGTCGAGTTCTCGGAGATGTCCACAAACTGCTTGAACCCGCCCTTCATCGGCACGGCAACACGGAGCATTGGCGCGTTTGGCGACACGGTCCATCCTTTCGGGGTGGACCGTGGCTCGCCTGGCCAGAGAATCTGTTTCAGACCCTGTTTGGCACTGATCATCAGTTCTTGCGAGATCCCAGACTCTGGCGTCCAGAACCCAACCGTCCTGGCCCCTTTCCCGATAATGTTCACAACCTCGTATGCCGACAGCTGCAGCTGTCCGTCTACCAGCTTGAACTTGCCTGCTATCCCGTCGAACGTCGTGGCCAGCACTGCCTTGAGAAGTGTTGTTCCGGTGGCCGAAACGCCTAGGTTGTCCAAATCTGTCAGGGCCGTGCTCCCTTGTGGTGTCTGGAACGCCGGGCTGCTGGGGACACgggccgcctcctcgaccgccGACGCGATCGCCCATATCGTGTCGTACGCCCAGAGCCTCATCAGGGTCGAGTCAACGACGTCCACATCGCTCGGGTTCTCCCGCCGTGTCCTGGCCTTGAACCGCGCCGTGAAATTCTTGACGGCATCAGTCGTCTGCACGTAAGGTTGAAGGCTGACAACCCCCTGCATGGCGTCGACATCCTCAGGACTGAACCTGTCCATGAAGCTGCCAACCCCGTCCGTGGCAACCCAGACGTAGTCCTGGGACATCATGCCAGCCTTCTTAGCCCGGCGGAAGAGCCGCGCGGCGAGAGGGTACAACATGTGCACGACGAAGACGCGCGTCGGCATGGCCATGAGGCGGTAGAGCACCGCATCGACGCGGTCGTCGGTGGCGTCGCTGGGCACGGCCGTGCGGTCCATGGTCTTGGCGCCGACGCCCTGGAGCGCGTCGGCGAGCGCCGGGAGGAtgccggccccgtagggcgaGTCCTCGTACAGGATGGCCGCCGCACGCCATTTGAACGCGCCGAGGATGGCGGCCACGGGCGCCGCCTGGAAGGAGTCGTTGGCCGCGGCGCGCACGAAGAAAGGCGTCTGCTCCGCGGACAGAGATGGAGAGGTGGCGGAGTAGGAGAGGATCGGGACGTGGGCACGGTCGCCGATGTGGGACACAAACTCGGCCTCGGCTGAGGACGGTGGCCCGATGATGGCCTGCACCTGCACGTTCTTGATCAGGTCCACCACTGCAATGCAAGCAAGCTTACTCAGTACCcacgttcctaaatataagaaatcTTAGCTTTCTGCTAAGTCCTGCCTCCGATCCAtgttagttgtcgaaatattacatgtatt
The Brachypodium distachyon strain Bd21 chromosome 2, Brachypodium_distachyon_v3.0, whole genome shotgun sequence genome window above contains:
- the LOC100837557 gene encoding glutamate receptor 2.9; amino-acid sequence: MAIRHCRPRSLVFSFQLLLSALALVGHHHQLSLLVVAITQVRVGVILDLTSPVGHKRRTGIQMAAEDYYAAHPGSATNVELHFRDSEGDVLRAASAVVDLIKNVQVQAIIGPPSSAEAEFVSHIGDRAHVPILSYSATSPSLSAEQTPFFVRAAANDSFQAAPVAAILGAFKWRAAAILYEDSPYGAGILPALADALQGVGAKTMDRTAVPSDATDDRVDAVLYRLMAMPTRVFVVHMLYPLAARLFRRAKKAGMMSQDYVWVATDGVGSFMDRFSPEDVDAMQGVVSLQPYVQTTDAVKNFTARFKARTRRENPSDVDVVDSTLMRLWAYDTIWAIASAVEEAARVPSSPAFQTPQGSTALTDLDNLGVSATGTTLLKAVLATTFDGIAGKFKLVDGQLQLSAYEVVNIIGKGARTVGFWTPESGISQELMISAKQGLKQILWPGEPRSTPKGWTVSPNAPMLRVAVPMKGGFKQFVDISENSTTGEMKITGYAIDVFDEVMKNLAYPVSYRYVPTDASESYDKFVDVVRDQEADIIVGDVTITASRMAKADFTMPFTESGWSMVVAVQKDTSSTMWVFVHPLSTSLWLASLAFFCFTGFVVWVIEHRINPEFRGTPWQQFGLIFYFAFSTLVFSHKEKLESNLSRFVVTIWVFVVLILTSSYTASLTSMLTVQKLQPTVTDVRELQRRGHHIGYQKGSFIRSSLQKMGFDEGKMKTYNSEDEYADALSKGSANGGVTAIFDEIPYLKLFLSQYCDGYMMVGPVYKTDGLAFVFPMDSPMTGDVSRGILALAEGEKLSSIEKAYFGQPDACLSQSSTIGSSNLSFQNFGGLFLITGIASGLMLIFYLATFAYRERDGLRAAEPAAAGSGSVSLRRLRACLHHYDKKDLRSPTFKTWNDESQRNGDGSGSANRTPRWSPRNGGTSPLSVSIPSEVNAGSSPEETPTSEIDDSFEYGVEGAATGAEMTTSTTSREN